In the Pseudomonadota bacterium genome, one interval contains:
- a CDS encoding ABC transporter ATP-binding protein: MSLVSLSATNLSVRYSELPALEIKELSLKGSVIALLGHNGAGKSTLIKTLLGLLEPATGKISITNGRGELLRADQHMAFCPENGAVFADIKVERYLELWCRIKHNNGSYYRKEGSRYVERLGLPELLLKKGRELSKGQRRRVQTALGFMSDPEIFLFDEPFDGLDVQRTNDLMEIVEEEKTQRAFLISSHRMDVIERISDVVIVLQHGRIACAGSVLHVCQTLADQNIPDSQISLTDAMRAHLRKIRLEEGLKESVRS; encoded by the coding sequence ATGTCACTCGTCTCACTTTCTGCCACCAATCTCTCTGTTCGGTATTCTGAGCTCCCAGCTCTAGAGATAAAAGAGCTTTCATTAAAAGGCAGCGTCATAGCGCTCCTGGGCCACAACGGGGCTGGAAAATCCACCCTAATTAAAACCCTGCTCGGGCTTCTTGAGCCCGCTACCGGAAAGATCTCAATCACAAACGGGCGCGGAGAGCTTCTACGCGCAGATCAACATATGGCGTTCTGCCCAGAAAACGGCGCTGTATTCGCAGATATAAAGGTCGAGCGTTACCTAGAGCTATGGTGTCGAATTAAGCACAATAACGGTAGCTATTATCGAAAAGAGGGCTCTCGTTACGTCGAAAGGCTGGGGTTACCTGAACTCCTTCTTAAGAAGGGGCGGGAGCTCTCAAAGGGGCAACGCAGACGGGTACAGACAGCTCTTGGATTCATGAGCGACCCAGAGATCTTTCTCTTCGATGAACCCTTTGATGGACTCGATGTGCAACGTACAAACGACCTTATGGAGATAGTAGAGGAGGAGAAAACTCAGCGTGCTTTTCTAATCTCCTCTCATCGCATGGATGTTATAGAACGTATCTCAGACGTAGTTATCGTACTTCAACACGGCAGGATTGCTTGCGCTGGCTCAGTCCTGCATGTCTGTCAAACATTAGCCGATCAGAACATACCTGACTCTCAGATCTCTCTAACCGACGCCATGCGCGCACATCTGCGCAAGATCCGCTTAGAAGAGGGCCTGAAAGAGAGCGTTCGATCGTAA
- a CDS encoding amidohydrolase family protein: protein MQPSNRLSLDYNALAAGFKQHRAPIIDLHSHIHGAAATRIYSEVALRYGIGTTYSMTMLESIPTVREILGDRINFIAVPDFSNKDRLSAMGGDYPARIRSYKDHGAKIAKFWSAPRIYEASSEPFASNPLRLNSPLRMEGMQAAQDLGMVCMAHVGDPDTWFSTKYRDSLRYGTKLEQYELFEEVLERFQSPWIAAHMGGYPEDLEFLSRLLARHNNLYLDCSATKWIVRELSKHEPETIRAFFMRWRGRILFGSDIVTSDAHVTAEQSAGEMDAKASSSVEAYDLYASRYWVLRTLLETNYCGESPIADPDLHLVDPVRYTPLDAPTLRGFNLPEEDLEILYWGAAQRLLK, encoded by the coding sequence ATGCAGCCCTCAAACAGACTAAGTCTGGACTATAACGCGCTAGCTGCAGGCTTTAAGCAGCACCGTGCTCCAATCATCGATCTGCACTCACACATTCATGGCGCAGCGGCAACGCGCATCTATTCTGAGGTTGCATTGCGCTATGGTATCGGAACAACCTACTCGATGACGATGTTAGAATCGATTCCAACCGTACGAGAGATCCTCGGTGATCGTATTAACTTTATCGCCGTGCCGGATTTTTCAAATAAAGATCGCCTTTCTGCAATGGGTGGTGACTATCCAGCTCGGATCAGGTCCTATAAAGATCATGGTGCCAAAATTGCGAAGTTCTGGAGCGCCCCGCGCATATATGAAGCATCGAGTGAGCCGTTTGCCTCTAATCCATTACGCTTAAACTCTCCACTCCGAATGGAGGGCATGCAGGCTGCGCAGGACCTAGGCATGGTGTGCATGGCACACGTAGGAGATCCAGATACATGGTTCAGTACGAAGTATCGGGATAGCTTGCGTTACGGTACCAAGCTGGAGCAATACGAACTTTTTGAGGAGGTGTTGGAGCGCTTTCAATCTCCCTGGATTGCGGCGCACATGGGGGGCTATCCTGAGGACCTTGAATTTCTTTCAAGACTTCTTGCGCGGCATAATAATCTATACCTCGATTGCAGCGCCACTAAATGGATAGTGCGGGAGCTTAGTAAACACGAACCAGAAACAATACGCGCATTTTTTATGCGCTGGAGGGGCAGGATCCTCTTTGGCTCCGATATAGTGACCTCGGATGCCCACGTTACAGCGGAACAGAGTGCGGGGGAGATGGACGCCAAAGCTTCTAGCTCTGTGGAGGCGTACGACCTCTATGCATCGCGCTACTGGGTGTTGCGCACCCTGCTAGAGACAAACTATTGCGGTGAATCTCCGATAGCCGATCCGGACCTACACCTAGTAGACCCAGTGCGCTATACCCCACTAGATGCGCCGACACTGCGGGGCTTTAATCTACCTGAGGAGGATCTAGAGATCCTCTACTGGGGTGCCGCACAACGGTTGCTGAAATAA
- a CDS encoding aldehyde dehydrogenase family protein: MSEIPTTKLVEWPTKPLVARNLIVGEWSQGSATPRQLFSPYNGQLLGTLHVASSKDVKSAVQGASSASQQWRSVPIKERSVTLLRFRELLQRDLEQLAHSAAREAGKLVSEGRAEVLKAIEVLDFALSLQNSDVGSAIEVSRGVTCEYRREPIGVTVGITPFNFPVMVPMWMITIALALGNAFILKPSDKVPFTPCLLGELIIEAGFPKGIFSVLHGGAEIVEALAKHPDVAALGFVGSSDIARTVYGLATAHGKRALCLGGAKNHLIVAPDADPAITLEGVVASFTGCAGQRCMAASVLVVVGKVNQIIEQVIERVAAMQLGRDMGALIDQTANKRLRAAIERAVQEGATLRVDGRSFSAPLGYEGGNWLGPTILDNAKSTMESACVELFGPVLTIVRVDTIDQALELEHRSPYGNALSIFTSNGAVARYVADRASSGMIGINVGVPVPREPFSFGGTKESKFGAGDITGWGGVDLWSNRKKITAKWALQADKNWMS; encoded by the coding sequence ATGTCAGAGATTCCAACCACAAAACTAGTTGAATGGCCCACAAAGCCCCTCGTTGCTCGCAACCTAATAGTGGGTGAGTGGTCGCAGGGCAGCGCTACGCCTCGCCAACTTTTCAGCCCCTATAACGGGCAGCTACTCGGCACTCTTCATGTCGCAAGCAGCAAGGATGTTAAGAGCGCTGTGCAGGGGGCCTCAAGCGCATCTCAGCAGTGGCGCAGTGTGCCCATTAAGGAGAGGAGTGTTACCTTGCTGCGCTTTAGGGAGTTGCTCCAACGAGATCTAGAGCAGCTAGCGCACAGTGCTGCGCGCGAAGCGGGTAAGCTCGTTAGTGAGGGGCGTGCAGAGGTTCTTAAAGCGATAGAGGTACTCGATTTTGCACTCAGCTTGCAGAATAGCGACGTAGGTAGCGCAATTGAGGTGAGCCGTGGAGTAACGTGCGAGTATCGTCGAGAGCCAATTGGAGTAACCGTTGGTATTACTCCCTTTAATTTCCCCGTAATGGTCCCGATGTGGATGATTACGATCGCACTAGCGCTCGGAAACGCCTTTATCCTCAAGCCCTCGGATAAGGTGCCCTTCACTCCATGCTTATTAGGAGAGCTTATCATTGAGGCAGGATTTCCTAAGGGCATCTTCTCAGTACTACATGGAGGAGCGGAGATAGTAGAGGCTTTAGCGAAACACCCCGATGTTGCCGCACTTGGGTTCGTTGGCTCCTCTGATATTGCACGCACCGTGTATGGATTAGCAACGGCGCACGGCAAGCGAGCGCTCTGTCTTGGCGGCGCAAAGAACCACCTTATAGTTGCTCCTGATGCCGACCCAGCCATTACGCTAGAGGGTGTGGTGGCATCCTTTACCGGCTGCGCCGGACAGCGCTGTATGGCTGCCAGCGTTCTGGTTGTCGTAGGGAAGGTTAATCAGATTATCGAACAGGTTATAGAGCGAGTCGCTGCAATGCAACTCGGTCGTGATATGGGGGCGCTGATCGACCAGACGGCTAATAAAAGATTGCGCGCTGCCATAGAGCGGGCCGTGCAGGAGGGCGCAACCCTTAGGGTGGATGGCAGGTCGTTCTCTGCGCCACTCGGCTATGAGGGGGGCAATTGGCTTGGGCCAACGATCCTTGATAACGCTAAGTCTACTATGGAGAGCGCCTGTGTTGAGCTCTTTGGTCCAGTACTTACAATAGTGCGGGTTGATACCATTGATCAGGCCCTGGAGCTTGAGCACCGTAGCCCATACGGTAACGCTCTTTCGATCTTTACCAGTAACGGCGCGGTAGCCAGATATGTGGCCGATCGGGCTAGCTCCGGCATGATTGGAATTAATGTTGGTGTACCGGTGCCCCGCGAGCCGTTTTCCTTTGGGGGCACAAAGGAATCAAAATTCGGGGCAGGTGATATCACCGGCTGGGGTGGAGTAGATCTGTGGTCTAACAGAAAAAAGATAACAGCGAAGTGGGCACTACAGGCCGATAAAAACTGGATGTCATAA
- a CDS encoding GTP cyclohydrolase II, protein MDSKKRAVKPIVLTSHPSKHATHSLPIRWGAANSIQRGPVVGTLTDATHRNCIGTHSGAYSIYRAVAVASGALDPLHIPDLTNTAPTVKIGPFDSWYDPARIVSMDPWGANIGDYFESYIKQGYNIQPTIAVTHAHIAMPEVVNAVLAGEISIDGEIVSVGGNCRVTKAAIEPVWYLPAIAARFDISESDLRRGLFEHTGGMFPELITRSDLHVLLPPIGGQTVYIFGDLATIPDLSKELTVRIHDECNGSDVFGSDICTCRPYLVHGIEECIKTAQRGGCGLIVYNRKEGRALGEVTKFLVYNARKRQEGGDRAEMYFQRTECIAGVQDMRFQELMPDVLHWMGVKRIDRLVSMSDLKYNAIIRSGIEVIKRISIPDDRIPEDARVEMDAKRAAGYFSEQAPPSQEELSKTRGRKLEE, encoded by the coding sequence ATGGATTCAAAAAAGAGAGCAGTCAAGCCGATCGTTTTAACCTCGCATCCATCCAAGCATGCTACGCATAGCTTGCCTATCAGATGGGGCGCGGCTAATTCTATTCAGCGTGGGCCTGTTGTCGGCACATTGACCGATGCAACACATAGGAACTGTATCGGAACGCACTCTGGGGCCTACTCCATTTATCGAGCCGTTGCGGTTGCATCGGGTGCCCTTGATCCGCTTCATATTCCGGATCTTACAAATACAGCACCAACGGTAAAGATTGGACCCTTCGATAGTTGGTACGATCCCGCTCGTATCGTCTCAATGGATCCGTGGGGAGCTAATATAGGCGATTATTTTGAGAGCTATATTAAGCAGGGATATAATATTCAGCCAACGATAGCGGTCACCCACGCGCATATCGCTATGCCAGAGGTTGTTAATGCGGTATTGGCAGGCGAGATCTCAATTGATGGTGAGATAGTGAGTGTGGGTGGTAATTGTCGAGTAACAAAAGCCGCAATTGAGCCTGTTTGGTACCTACCTGCTATCGCAGCGCGCTTCGATATCAGCGAGAGCGATCTGCGTCGCGGACTCTTTGAGCACACAGGTGGCATGTTCCCAGAGCTTATAACTCGCTCCGATCTGCACGTTTTACTTCCACCGATCGGGGGCCAAACCGTATACATCTTCGGAGATCTGGCAACTATCCCCGATCTCTCTAAGGAACTTACGGTTCGTATTCACGATGAGTGTAACGGATCTGATGTATTTGGTTCCGATATCTGCACCTGCCGACCGTACCTGGTGCACGGGATTGAAGAGTGCATAAAAACCGCGCAGCGAGGAGGTTGTGGTTTAATCGTTTATAACCGCAAAGAGGGACGAGCGCTGGGAGAGGTCACAAAGTTTCTGGTTTATAATGCTAGGAAACGCCAGGAGGGGGGAGATCGAGCGGAGATGTACTTTCAACGTACCGAGTGCATTGCAGGGGTTCAGGATATGCGCTTTCAGGAGTTAATGCCCGATGTTTTGCACTGGATGGGGGTCAAGCGGATCGATAGGCTCGTATCGATGAGCGATCTAAAGTACAATGCCATTATTCGCTCAGGGATAGAGGTCATTAAACGCATCTCTATCCCAGATGATCGAATTCCAGAGGACGCGCGAGTTGAGATGGATGCTAAGCGAGCAGCTGGATACTTCTCTGAACAGGCCCCTCCAAGCCAAGAGGAGCTCAGTAAAACACGGGGGCGAAAGCTAGAGGAATAG
- a CDS encoding URC4/urg3 family protein — MIETSSIPDVVAYLRSALAIRERCGQIYDLARADKLEHFKLREERLGGIVTAVRSELERNYPEGDVPYHSRWRHFSVGGIDREVLLDLRLAPLSTIERARAKLELAVVSVLLDAGAGDSWSYREPSSGVNFARSEGLAVASLDGFVAGLFGATPCTVSGEALIALTPERLADLFQVSESNPLLGLAGRCALLNKLGEVVLAQPSAFCGAPGRVGGMLEAITAQVSSDGTVHGEALLTFILNTFASIWPGRISLSGHNLGDVWRHSKVQGAGESDHLIPLHKLSQWLTYSLLEPLQEAGVCVTHLDQLTGLAEYRNGGLFIDGGVLKLKNPDVSEQRHSPSSELIIEWRALTVVLLDQVAARLRIELGESTEGLPLAKVLQGGTWSVGRKFAAERRPNAAAPLMIESDGTVF; from the coding sequence ATGATCGAAACTAGCTCTATTCCAGACGTTGTTGCCTATCTTAGAAGTGCGCTAGCTATTCGCGAGCGCTGCGGGCAGATCTACGACCTAGCCAGAGCCGATAAACTCGAGCACTTCAAACTCAGAGAGGAGCGGCTTGGTGGTATTGTAACTGCTGTGCGTAGTGAATTAGAGAGAAACTATCCAGAGGGCGATGTGCCGTACCATAGCCGTTGGAGGCACTTCTCAGTTGGAGGTATCGATCGTGAGGTGTTGCTCGATCTCAGACTCGCTCCGTTATCTACGATTGAACGGGCGCGCGCTAAGCTTGAACTGGCGGTAGTGAGTGTGCTCCTTGATGCCGGAGCGGGGGATAGTTGGTCATACCGTGAGCCATCCAGTGGCGTAAATTTCGCACGTTCGGAGGGGCTAGCAGTTGCGTCCTTAGATGGCTTCGTAGCAGGGCTCTTTGGCGCTACCCCATGTACTGTTAGTGGCGAGGCTCTGATAGCGCTAACACCAGAACGGCTGGCGGATCTTTTTCAGGTATCGGAGAGCAATCCATTATTGGGGTTAGCGGGGCGCTGCGCGCTGCTTAATAAGCTAGGGGAGGTTGTGCTCGCTCAACCATCGGCATTCTGTGGAGCTCCTGGGAGAGTGGGGGGAATGCTTGAGGCCATCACGGCGCAGGTATCTAGCGATGGCACCGTTCACGGTGAAGCTCTGCTAACTTTTATACTTAATACCTTTGCTTCAATCTGGCCCGGTCGCATAAGCCTCTCTGGTCATAATTTAGGTGATGTGTGGCGACATAGTAAGGTGCAGGGTGCTGGAGAGAGCGATCACCTAATACCCCTGCATAAACTCTCGCAGTGGCTTACCTATTCGCTTCTAGAGCCGTTGCAGGAGGCGGGGGTGTGCGTAACGCACCTTGATCAACTGACTGGACTGGCAGAGTATCGTAACGGGGGACTCTTTATCGACGGTGGAGTGCTTAAGCTAAAGAATCCTGATGTTTCTGAGCAGAGACATAGCCCTAGCTCTGAACTTATTATTGAGTGGCGTGCCTTAACGGTGGTGCTCCTTGATCAGGTTGCAGCGCGCCTTAGAATAGAGCTAGGGGAGAGTACAGAGGGGCTGCCGTTAGCAAAGGTGCTACAGGGGGGCACATGGAGCGTAGGTCGTAAGTTCGCGGCGGAGAGGCGGCCTAACGCAGCAGCACCCCTAATGATAGAGAGTGATGGTACTGTATTTTAA
- the upp gene encoding uracil phosphoribosyltransferase, translating into MIQKNVTVISHPLVQHKLTLMRMEDTCCADFRRLLREVSMLLAYEVTRDLPLLNITIKTPVTEMQSPIIDGKKITLVSILRAGNGILDAMLELIPSARVGHIGIYRDPATLTPVEYYFKMPPEISQRDVVVVDPMLATGNSAAAAISRVKQLTPLSIKFVCLIASPEGLELLQNEHPDVPIFTAAIDEKLNEHGYIVPGLGDAGDRIYGTK; encoded by the coding sequence ATGATCCAAAAAAATGTAACAGTTATTAGCCACCCATTGGTTCAACATAAACTGACCCTGATGCGTATGGAGGATACCTGCTGTGCAGACTTTAGGCGTCTTTTGCGCGAGGTCAGTATGCTTCTAGCGTATGAGGTAACGCGCGATCTTCCTCTTTTAAATATTACAATTAAGACCCCCGTTACTGAGATGCAATCTCCTATTATAGATGGAAAAAAGATTACACTTGTCTCAATCCTACGCGCAGGCAACGGCATCCTGGATGCAATGCTTGAGCTTATTCCATCAGCACGGGTGGGTCATATTGGAATCTACCGCGATCCTGCGACCCTAACCCCCGTTGAATACTACTTTAAGATGCCGCCAGAGATCTCACAGCGTGATGTGGTGGTGGTGGATCCGATGCTGGCTACGGGAAACTCCGCTGCGGCGGCTATCTCGCGGGTCAAGCAACTAACACCGCTCTCGATAAAGTTTGTATGTTTGATCGCCTCACCTGAGGGGTTGGAGCTGCTCCAGAATGAGCATCCAGATGTGCCGATATTTACAGCGGCTATAGATGAAAAACTAAACGAGCACGGCTATATCGTTCCAGGTCTTGGGGATGCTGGTGATCGCATCTATGGGACGAAGTAA
- a CDS encoding type II toxin-antitoxin system death-on-curing family toxin produces the protein MTPKEPTWVRLDAVLAIHRRQLSEHGGLDGIRDQGMLESALGRPTNKYSYESPKPSLAQLAAAYAFGIAKNHPFIDGNKRTAFVVCELFLRLNKQGLEASAEGKYIIFLSLADGTLSEEALAQWIAEHLISRI, from the coding sequence ATGACGCCGAAAGAGCCAACGTGGGTGCGGCTTGATGCTGTCCTCGCTATTCACCGAAGGCAACTCTCAGAGCACGGCGGACTAGACGGTATTCGCGATCAAGGAATGCTTGAGTCGGCGCTAGGGAGGCCCACAAATAAATACAGTTACGAGTCACCGAAGCCATCTCTGGCACAACTCGCTGCTGCATATGCCTTCGGCATTGCAAAGAATCATCCCTTCATCGACGGAAATAAGCGCACCGCGTTTGTAGTGTGCGAGCTTTTTCTCCGCCTTAATAAACAAGGCCTCGAAGCGTCGGCAGAGGGAAAATATATCATATTCCTTAGCTTGGCAGATGGAACTCTTTCGGAAGAAGCGCTTGCTCAGTGGATAGCAGAACATTTAATTAGTCGAATTTGA
- a CDS encoding AbrB/MazE/SpoVT family DNA-binding domain-containing protein produces MTKLKIRSVGNSFGVILPAELLEKLRCGEGDELFVTDSPNGVELSPYNPELEKQLDIAEEIMRENRDVLRRLAK; encoded by the coding sequence ATGACTAAATTAAAGATTCGATCAGTTGGAAATTCCTTTGGAGTAATTCTTCCTGCAGAATTACTTGAGAAACTACGCTGCGGCGAGGGTGATGAACTTTTTGTAACAGACTCACCTAATGGCGTTGAGCTCTCTCCGTACAATCCGGAGCTTGAAAAGCAGCTTGATATCGCAGAAGAGATAATGCGAGAGAATCGAGACGTGCTGCGGAGACTCGCTAAATAG
- the murJ gene encoding murein biosynthesis integral membrane protein MurJ, with amino-acid sequence MLLRGTAIVSVLTLLSRLLGFVRDLLIARLLGASLYADAFFVAFRIPNLLRSFVAEGALTSAFVPVFSSSLAKDKQEAFSAFRRVLGFLLMLTILLSIFGILYAPDVVLLLAPGFSEDPGKYQLCITLTKIMLPYIACVSVIAMINAALNSLHIFGASAWAQVTMNGVLIIGALCAMVFEPERATIILAYSVLVGGVVQIIVQIPSCLRAGLSLRPSFNIIRRDVGEVVRLMIPATIGASVYQITIFIATLLASLLPSGSVSWLFYADRIAQFPIGIFSVALASVLLPALSTASANADSDRFRRSLADSLRYTSFIIIPMASGIWVLALPITELLFERGAFSHESSLMTSYALKALALGLWATSCYSMIVRAFIARKDTITPTLIGLASLMVSVVASLLLMGPIANQGGAIVTTLSLLQMKLYTVLPWHTGLGHRGLALASSIAACASLLLVLSMFTLRIGRFPWRVFLLSTVRALVASVIMIIFLEMLTAQCGSALIACAVAIPAGCITYGLACLILRSPELSESLALIRRLSSRA; translated from the coding sequence GTGCTTCTTCGCGGTACAGCTATAGTTTCAGTACTTACTCTGCTCAGTCGCCTACTGGGATTCGTGCGCGATCTACTGATTGCACGACTGCTCGGCGCTTCGCTCTATGCCGATGCATTCTTTGTGGCCTTTCGCATACCTAATTTACTGCGCAGCTTTGTGGCAGAGGGCGCGCTCACCTCAGCCTTTGTTCCGGTATTCTCCTCAAGCCTTGCCAAAGATAAGCAGGAGGCCTTTAGTGCCTTTAGGCGCGTGCTTGGCTTCCTCCTTATGCTCACAATCCTACTGAGCATCTTTGGCATACTTTACGCCCCTGATGTTGTGCTCCTACTGGCCCCAGGCTTCTCTGAAGATCCTGGCAAGTATCAGCTCTGCATCACATTGACCAAGATAATGCTGCCCTACATCGCCTGCGTTAGTGTAATTGCGATGATTAATGCGGCCCTGAATTCTTTGCATATCTTTGGGGCCTCCGCCTGGGCACAGGTTACGATGAACGGTGTGCTAATTATCGGCGCATTGTGTGCCATGGTCTTTGAGCCTGAACGGGCCACTATCATCCTCGCCTACTCGGTGCTGGTTGGTGGAGTCGTTCAGATCATAGTGCAAATTCCAAGCTGCCTGCGCGCCGGTCTTTCGCTACGTCCCTCATTTAATATCATACGGCGAGATGTGGGCGAGGTGGTGCGCTTGATGATTCCAGCGACGATTGGTGCCTCGGTTTATCAGATCACTATCTTTATCGCTACGTTGTTGGCCTCGTTACTGCCATCGGGTAGCGTCTCGTGGCTCTTTTATGCCGATCGTATCGCGCAGTTTCCGATAGGGATCTTTTCGGTGGCGCTAGCATCCGTACTTCTACCAGCCCTTTCAACAGCCTCGGCCAACGCCGATTCAGATCGTTTTCGACGAAGCCTCGCTGATTCCCTTAGGTATACAAGCTTTATCATTATTCCGATGGCGAGCGGCATCTGGGTACTCGCTCTTCCTATAACAGAGCTCCTCTTTGAAAGGGGCGCTTTTTCGCACGAATCGAGCCTTATGACGAGTTACGCCCTTAAGGCCCTCGCTTTGGGGCTTTGGGCCACGAGTTGTTACTCCATGATAGTGCGCGCTTTTATTGCGCGCAAAGATACAATCACTCCGACCTTAATCGGACTTGCTTCGCTCATGGTAAGCGTTGTCGCCTCACTTTTACTAATGGGGCCAATTGCGAATCAGGGGGGTGCTATCGTTACTACCTTATCCCTCCTGCAGATGAAGCTCTATACCGTACTGCCGTGGCATACAGGGCTAGGACATCGTGGACTTGCGCTAGCATCTTCGATCGCAGCCTGCGCTTCACTACTGCTAGTGCTCAGTATGTTTACGTTACGAATCGGTAGGTTTCCTTGGAGAGTGTTTCTACTCTCGACCGTGCGCGCGCTGGTAGCATCAGTTATTATGATCATATTCCTTGAAATGCTCACTGCTCAGTGCGGCTCGGCCTTAATCGCCTGCGCTGTTGCAATTCCTGCTGGATGTATAACTTATGGCCTAGCGTGCCTAATATTACGATCACCTGAGCTCTCTGAGAGCTTGGCGCTTATACGGAGATTATCTTCGAGAGCGTAG
- a CDS encoding 6-phosphofructokinase: MSSESSSTRKCFGIVVSGGPAPGINSVISSSVIEANNRGYVVKGLVNGFRDITMGEPNAVINLSSDMVSNIYNKGGSILGTSRFNPLKDREHLDKFLSGLKQNNIDKLIVIGGEGSAYLSLKLSQAVPELSIVHVPKTIDNDLILPNKYPSFGFETALHAGTKIVETLREDAKTCRRWFLATTMGRKAGFLALSIGLASGATSTLIPEEFTGFSPTPADIAAIVFSTIRKRLSMGKNYGVIVLAEGILDCLNPGQSELLQKAVRDDMGRIRYSQVELGDVILPHLRDLLKAANLDVHIITKNIGYELRCCDPLSFDIEYTKFLGYGAVQHILGGNSGIMVTRDFDKLGFLPLEGMAGADGIIKSRGVDLSSDLYRVARSFMIR, from the coding sequence ATGTCTTCAGAGAGTAGTTCTACACGAAAATGCTTTGGAATAGTTGTAAGCGGTGGCCCCGCGCCGGGCATTAACTCCGTCATCAGCTCGAGCGTAATCGAAGCAAACAATAGGGGCTACGTCGTTAAGGGCCTCGTTAACGGATTCCGCGACATTACAATGGGGGAGCCGAATGCGGTGATCAATCTCTCATCGGATATGGTCAGTAATATCTACAACAAAGGTGGATCGATCTTAGGCACCTCACGTTTTAATCCTCTTAAGGACCGCGAACATCTCGATAAGTTCCTATCAGGGCTTAAGCAGAACAACATAGATAAGTTGATCGTAATCGGAGGAGAGGGCTCCGCCTATCTAAGCCTAAAGCTCTCACAGGCGGTCCCAGAGCTTTCAATCGTGCATGTACCAAAGACGATTGATAACGATCTTATCCTTCCTAACAAATATCCAAGTTTTGGCTTTGAAACCGCGCTGCACGCTGGAACTAAGATCGTAGAAACCCTACGTGAAGATGCAAAGACCTGTCGACGTTGGTTTCTTGCGACCACGATGGGGCGAAAAGCTGGCTTCCTGGCCCTCAGTATCGGTCTGGCCTCTGGCGCCACCTCCACCCTTATCCCTGAGGAGTTTACAGGATTCTCACCGACACCAGCCGATATCGCTGCGATCGTATTCTCAACGATCAGGAAACGTCTTTCAATGGGCAAGAACTACGGCGTTATCGTGCTGGCTGAGGGCATCCTGGATTGCCTTAACCCTGGCCAAAGCGAGCTGCTACAGAAAGCGGTGCGTGACGACATGGGGCGTATCAGATATTCGCAGGTAGAGCTTGGGGATGTGATTCTTCCGCACCTAAGGGATCTGCTCAAGGCAGCCAATCTGGATGTGCATATAATCACAAAGAACATCGGATATGAGCTGCGCTGCTGCGATCCGCTCTCATTTGATATCGAGTATACTAAGTTTCTCGGATACGGCGCCGTTCAACATATCCTGGGGGGCAACAGCGGAATCATGGTAACCAGAGACTTCGACAAGCTCGGATTTCTCCCACTTGAGGGTATGGCCGGCGCAGATGGTATCATTAAATCGCGTGGCGTTGACCTCTCATCAGACCTATATCGGGTCGCGCGCAGCTTTATGATTCGATAA
- a CDS encoding DsbA family protein, translating into MKNLFRTRLSTLAITLGCLLVSPALPANADISEKDFSSSIEKYLQSDVGLEKIGTALEKYFQKKQLDAAKKQQEQEQAALEDQYKNPVKVDIGTSPVKGPANARVTIIEFSDFECPYCKRGYETMEAVMKAYPKDVKIAFKHYPLPFHKEATPAAKATWAAQQQGKFWEFHDALFNNQESLGSEFYLATAKQLNLDLKKFEADMNSEAATKYVAADTEIGAKNGIQGTPGFFVNGVAVKGAYPPEHFKTIIDRLLNGAAK; encoded by the coding sequence ATGAAAAATCTATTCCGCACACGACTTTCAACCCTTGCTATCACACTGGGTTGCCTTCTAGTTTCCCCGGCTCTTCCAGCCAATGCAGATATCTCCGAAAAGGACTTCTCAAGCTCAATTGAAAAATACCTTCAATCCGATGTTGGCCTTGAGAAGATCGGCACCGCTCTTGAGAAGTACTTTCAGAAGAAGCAGCTTGACGCTGCAAAGAAGCAGCAAGAGCAGGAGCAGGCAGCGTTAGAGGACCAGTACAAGAACCCTGTAAAGGTAGATATCGGAACAAGCCCGGTAAAGGGACCTGCTAACGCAAGGGTAACGATCATTGAATTCTCGGATTTCGAATGTCCGTACTGTAAGCGTGGATATGAGACCATGGAAGCTGTAATGAAGGCTTATCCAAAGGATGTTAAGATTGCGTTTAAGCACTATCCACTTCCATTCCACAAAGAGGCTACACCTGCAGCAAAAGCGACCTGGGCAGCTCAGCAGCAGGGTAAGTTTTGGGAGTTCCACGATGCGCTCTTTAACAATCAGGAGAGCCTTGGTTCAGAGTTCTACCTTGCTACAGCCAAGCAGTTAAACCTCGATCTGAAAAAGTTTGAGGCCGATATGAACTCAGAAGCAGCAACTAAGTACGTAGCTGCTGATACAGAGATCGGAGCAAAGAACGGAATTCAGGGAACACCTGGATTCTTCGTTAACGGAGTTGCAGTAAAGGGTGCATACCCTCCAGAGCACTTTAAGACCATTATTGATCGTTTGTTAAACGGTGCTGCTAAGTAG